The following is a genomic window from Candidatus Poribacteria bacterium.
AACTGGATTCAGCCCTTATGAGATAAAAGCACTCCGTAATTCCAAAATGGGCTTGAAAGAATTTCTGGAAGTCATGCCTGTCGACCCAACTGACAAAATGGCGACAACCTGGGGATCCATGAAATCCCGGAGATAATAAGAATCAACTTGGAGATACATACGTGAAAACAAAACTATTTGCGCTCTTCATACTTTTTATTTTTCAGATCTCACCATTTTTGCCTAAGAGTATTGCCCAAACAACCCAACCGGATACCAATGAAAAGCCTACGACACCCGTATCCATACCGGATGCCACTTTAGCAGCAATCGTGCGTGAAACCCTTAATCTATCAGCGCAATCTCCAATTACCCAAGGGGATATGCTACAGTTGACTGAACTGGGGCTTTCGAGACCGGTGAGCAGCCTAACCGGCATAGAGCATGCAAGAAATCTAACATATTTAAAACTGGTTACAAAACAGGTTTCCGACTTCACACCCCTCACCGAATTGGGAAATCTAACGGGATTAATGCTTTCATCACAGGGCCCCAATGCCATACTGGATCTGGATGCAATTACACAATTGACGCAGTTACAACGTTTAAGTTTATTCGGTTATCAAGTCCGAGACCTCTCCATACTCACAAGGTTAAAGGATTTAATCAGTCTTGATTTCTGGTACAGTCACATTAACGATATCACACCCCTGGGGGAATTGACACAACTCAGACGCTTAATCCTCCCAAGTAACCAAATTCGCAACATCACACCCCTCAGGAAATTAACGAATTTGGAGCTTTTAAAACTGGATAATAACCAAATTCGCAACATCACACCCCTCAGGAAATTAACGCAATTATCAACCTTAGGTCTTACTGATAATCAGATTCGCGACTTCACGCCTCTTACACAGTTAAGCAATCTTACCGACTTGCGCGTCGCTGGGAATCCAATTGTGGACAAAACCCCACTGCAAACACTCCTTGACCAGAACCCAAGGTTAAAAATTGATATTGACCCGACACAGCTCACCCCTATCTTGCACCGTGTGGGACCTGAACTACCATCGATATACTGGATAGACAGCGAAACCAGCGGCTTGTATCATCTCGTCAGTGCCAAACATGGCACGGAGATGTCCGTGAATATTCTTGATCCGAGCGGCTTCTATCGTCCTGCTAGTGCCAAACAGACAGCAGAAAATGTCGCTTTGGGCGTTCTGAACATGACCAGCCTCGCTATTGATACGCGCGCAGGCAGAATCTACTGGATAGAACAGAGCCGAAAGAAACGCGGTGAAATCGGATCCGCGAACCTCGACGGTTCCGATGTACAACAAGTTAGATGGATTTATAGCTTGCCCCTTGACATCGCAATTGACCCCATAGACAGAAACCTATATGCCACGAACACAAACGGCAAAATCCTGAGACTAAGCCTGGATGGCGCGAACTTCAATGCTAATTTTATAACAAACTTGGAGGATCCCAGACACATCGCTCTGGATGCCGTTGGTAGGAAACTCTACTGGACAGAGGCAGACAAACGCATCCGACGGGCAAACCTCAACGGTTCAAACGTTCAAACTGTTATCACCGGTTTACAAACACCCGGCGCACTCACCGTCGCTGCAGACAAACTTTATTGGACAGAACAGACAAGCGAGAATGCAGGGAAAATCCAACGCGCGAACCTTGATGGCACAAACCTTCAAACGCTTGCTACATTAAAAAGCGTACCCCTGGGAATCGCTGTGGATATTAATGGAAGGAAAGTGTACTGGACGAACGCCGCAGGGAAAATCCAACGGGCAAATCTCAACGGGAAGAATATCCAAAACGTCGTTACGGGTTTAGCACATCCGATAGAACTGGTACTCGCGACAGATATAGGCATGACACCAGGCACTGCCGCACCCGCTGCCATCCTTCCAACCACCACTAACTTACTACCGAATTACCCCAACCCCTCTAATCCAGAAACGTGGATACCCTATCAACTCGCGGCACCCGCCAAAGTCACATTACACATTTATGCCACAAATGGGCAGTTAATTCAAACTTTAGCCTTAGGATACCAACCCGCAGGTATCTATCAAAGTCGGAGCCGCGCAGCCTATTGGGATGGTAGAAACCAAAACGGAGAGCCTGTTGCAAGTGGAGTCTATTTTTACACCCTCACCGCAGGCGACTTCGCTGCTACCCGAAAAATGCTGATAAGGAAGTAACACCCTTTCTGATTGAAATTGTAGCATAAACTTTAGTGTCTGCAGGCGCGTCGCACTATGCTTTAGCCTGTGCATGAAACGGCAATTAATGCGATATAAACTTTTAGAAATGGTATAACACGCGTTCAGAGCCTGCGGGTTATAGAGACCCTCACAGATCGTCTCGTTTGAAACCCAACCTCTCTCGCTAACGTTTTTACCTATATAGGACTTACGCATGCTGCGCTTTTGTAGCACAAACTTCCCAGTTTGTGGCAGGAGAACGCTCTGTTTTCGGAAAGTTCTCATCTAACAGAACGGACTGCAGTCAAAATTGCGTAAGTCCTATGTAGAAAATAGTCAA
Proteins encoded in this region:
- a CDS encoding DUF5050 domain-containing protein codes for the protein MKTKLFALFILFIFQISPFLPKSIAQTTQPDTNEKPTTPVSIPDATLAAIVRETLNLSAQSPITQGDMLQLTELGLSRPVSSLTGIEHARNLTYLKLVTKQVSDFTPLTELGNLTGLMLSSQGPNAILDLDAITQLTQLQRLSLFGYQVRDLSILTRLKDLISLDFWYSHINDITPLGELTQLRRLILPSNQIRNITPLRKLTNLELLKLDNNQIRNITPLRKLTQLSTLGLTDNQIRDFTPLTQLSNLTDLRVAGNPIVDKTPLQTLLDQNPRLKIDIDPTQLTPILHRVGPELPSIYWIDSETSGLYHLVSAKHGTEMSVNILDPSGFYRPASAKQTAENVALGVLNMTSLAIDTRAGRIYWIEQSRKKRGEIGSANLDGSDVQQVRWIYSLPLDIAIDPIDRNLYATNTNGKILRLSLDGANFNANFITNLEDPRHIALDAVGRKLYWTEADKRIRRANLNGSNVQTVITGLQTPGALTVAADKLYWTEQTSENAGKIQRANLDGTNLQTLATLKSVPLGIAVDINGRKVYWTNAAGKIQRANLNGKNIQNVVTGLAHPIELVLATDIGMTPGTAAPAAILPTTTNLLPNYPNPSNPETWIPYQLAAPAKVTLHIYATNGQLIQTLALGYQPAGIYQSRSRAAYWDGRNQNGEPVASGVYFYTLTAGDFAATRKMLIRK